In Spirosoma agri, one DNA window encodes the following:
- a CDS encoding DUF3500 domain-containing protein, translated as MNIFTRTGSKLLIAAALLAGCKSSGDTTVTPGTSGTSGTSSSITGDLATTTSTNMTCASSTGVAKVVCLAEAFKATLSSTQVSTMQLTYSKTNAQKWSNLPAALSSRIGIKLGSLSSTQLAAFRDLMVAVLALTTTEEGYDEMLGNLVADDYLATIGGGSDYGAGNFYLSFLGTPSTTGLWEILFTGHHYTQPYTFNAGQITGVTPAFRGVEPAAAVSANNRTYQPIEQERQVFASMLTGLSSSEQTTAKLSATFTDLVLGPGKDGQFPATKSGLLVSTLSAAKQALVLNAIKLYVNDLDATTAATILTKYTSELANTYIAYSGTTAVSAQNDYVRIDGPSVWIEFSYQGGVIVRNTPHPHSVWRDHTGDYGGN; from the coding sequence ATGAACATCTTCACCAGAACGGGCAGTAAGCTGCTGATTGCAGCAGCCCTGCTAGCGGGTTGTAAGTCCAGCGGAGACACAACCGTAACCCCAGGAACCTCAGGCACGTCGGGTACATCATCGAGCATCACGGGAGATCTGGCCACAACGACTTCAACCAACATGACCTGTGCTTCATCAACGGGGGTCGCGAAAGTGGTTTGTTTGGCCGAAGCCTTCAAAGCCACCCTTAGCAGTACCCAGGTGTCGACCATGCAGTTGACCTACAGCAAAACCAACGCCCAAAAGTGGTCGAATTTGCCTGCGGCCCTCTCGTCGCGGATCGGGATTAAATTGGGCTCTCTCAGCAGCACCCAACTGGCTGCTTTCCGGGATCTGATGGTGGCGGTATTGGCGCTCACGACGACCGAAGAAGGCTACGACGAGATGCTGGGAAATCTGGTCGCCGACGACTATTTAGCGACTATTGGGGGTGGTTCGGATTATGGGGCCGGCAACTTTTATCTGTCATTCCTGGGTACGCCCAGCACTACGGGCCTGTGGGAGATTCTGTTCACGGGACATCACTACACCCAGCCCTATACCTTCAACGCCGGTCAAATAACGGGAGTTACGCCGGCATTTCGGGGTGTCGAGCCAGCGGCTGCCGTAAGTGCCAATAATCGTACCTACCAGCCCATTGAACAGGAGCGGCAGGTATTTGCCAGTATGCTGACGGGGTTAAGCAGCAGCGAGCAGACTACCGCCAAGCTGTCCGCTACGTTTACAGATCTGGTGCTGGGTCCCGGTAAGGACGGACAGTTCCCCGCTACCAAGTCTGGCTTGCTTGTGAGTACGCTGAGTGCGGCTAAACAAGCACTGGTGCTGAATGCCATTAAGCTCTACGTCAATGATCTGGACGCCACTACGGCGGCCACAATTCTAACGAAATACACCTCGGAGTTAGCCAACACGTACATTGCTTATTCGGGTACGACGGCGGTATCGGCGCAGAACGACTATGTGCGTATCGACGGGCCGAGCGTCTGGATCGAGTTTTCGTATCAGGGTGGTGTTATTGTCCGGAATACGCCCCACCCGCACTCCGTCTGGCGAGATCATACCGGCGATTATGGGGGGAACTAA